From the genome of Streptococcus marmotae, one region includes:
- a CDS encoding endonuclease/exonuclease/phosphatase family protein gives MKLLTLNVHAWLEDDQVEKIDTLARTIAERQYDVVALQEVNQLMSATPVTKDLKDDNYGLLLVEKINQLSKEQYSLFWSNSHIGYDKYDEGIAFLTKLPVYDVDSFYCTHHQTVQSILSRKIVGVTVSYQGQLIDCYSCHMNLPDCQEEKMLDNLRAIVDRSSHSRLKILLGDFNTDAISAPADYAAIKQVGLLDTYELAKEKDAGITVSKAIDGWSGHGAQKRIDYIFLNQECEVQSSQVIFNGENEAVVSDHFGLEVHVKC, from the coding sequence ATGAAGTTACTAACACTAAATGTTCATGCCTGGTTGGAGGACGATCAGGTAGAGAAAATAGATACCTTGGCACGGACGATTGCCGAAAGACAGTATGACGTGGTGGCCCTTCAAGAGGTTAACCAATTAATGTCGGCAACCCCAGTGACCAAAGACTTAAAAGATGATAATTATGGCTTGCTCTTGGTTGAAAAAATCAATCAGCTGAGCAAGGAGCAGTACTCCTTGTTTTGGAGTAACTCGCATATTGGCTATGACAAGTACGATGAGGGAATTGCCTTCCTCACCAAGTTACCTGTCTATGATGTCGATTCATTCTATTGTACCCATCATCAGACAGTGCAGTCGATTTTATCGCGAAAGATTGTCGGCGTAACTGTCTCCTATCAGGGGCAATTGATTGATTGCTATTCTTGCCACATGAACCTGCCGGATTGTCAAGAAGAAAAGATGCTTGATAATCTACGGGCGATTGTGGATCGTTCCAGCCATTCACGCTTAAAGATTCTGTTGGGAGACTTTAATACGGATGCGATTTCTGCGCCAGCTGATTATGCAGCAATCAAACAGGTAGGTCTATTGGATACTTATGAACTGGCCAAAGAAAAGGATGCAGGAATTACGGTATCAAAGGCTATTGATGGATGGAGTGGTCATGGGGCACAAAAGCGAATTGACTACATCTTTTTGAACCAAGAATGCGAAGTGCAATCGAGCCAAGTTATATTTAATGGAGAAAATGAAGCTGTTGTCTCAGACCATTTTGGTCTAGAAGTGCATGTAAAATGTTAG
- the glgP gene encoding glycogen/starch/alpha-glucan family phosphorylase, with translation MTNFTAFAEANTAKKLAELTNEEIYFQLLHYVKEAAEAKTKNTGKRKVYYISAEFLIGKLLSNNLINLGVYKEIQNELAAAGKSLSQVEDVEPEPSLGNGGLGRLASCFVDSMSTLAINGEGVGLNYHCGLFKQVLQHNEQKAEPNFWIEDPSWLIPTAISYQVPFKDFTLTSKLDRLDILGYKKETKNYLNLFDIEAVNYNLIEDGIAFDKTNIKENLTLFLYPDDSDKNGELLRIYQQYFMVSNAAQLLIDEALERGSNLHDLAEYAYVQINDTHPSMVIPELIRLLTEQHGLDFAEAVEIVRHMTGYTNHTILAEALEKWPLDFLEEVVPHLVAIIKELDAMVRSSYQDPAVQIIDEMGRVHMAHMDIHFSNSVNGVAALHTEILKNAELKVFYDLYPEKFNNKTNGITFRRWLEFANQDLADYIKELIGDGYLENATELEKLLVYADDKAVHAKLADIKFQNKLALKRYLKENKGINLDEHSIIDTQIKRFHEYKRQQMNALYVIHKYLEIKNGNLPKRKITVIFGGKAAPAYIIAQDIIHLILCLSELVNNDPEVSPYLNVHLVENYNVTVAEKLIPATDISEQISLASKEASGTGNMKFMLNGALTLGTMDGANVEIAELAGRENIYTFGKDSDTIINLYENGGYVSHEYYANDDDIKRAVDFIVSEDLVRLGNGERLWRLYHELMNKDWFMTLIDLKEYITVKERVLADYEDQDTWNKKVIHNIAKAGFFSSDRTIEQYNEDIWHSY, from the coding sequence ATGACTAATTTTACAGCATTTGCAGAAGCAAATACAGCCAAAAAACTAGCCGAATTAACAAACGAAGAAATTTATTTTCAATTATTGCACTATGTAAAAGAAGCAGCTGAAGCGAAGACGAAAAACACAGGGAAGCGCAAAGTTTACTATATCTCAGCCGAGTTTCTCATCGGAAAACTCTTGTCTAACAATTTGATTAACCTAGGTGTTTATAAGGAGATTCAAAATGAGCTGGCTGCAGCTGGGAAATCACTCAGTCAGGTAGAAGATGTTGAGCCAGAACCGTCACTTGGAAATGGTGGACTTGGCCGTTTGGCATCGTGTTTTGTCGATTCAATGTCGACGCTTGCTATCAATGGTGAGGGAGTGGGACTCAATTACCATTGTGGTCTTTTCAAGCAGGTCTTACAGCACAATGAGCAGAAAGCAGAGCCAAATTTTTGGATTGAAGATCCGTCTTGGTTGATTCCGACAGCTATCAGCTATCAAGTGCCATTTAAAGATTTTACCTTGACCTCTAAGTTGGATCGGTTGGATATCTTGGGGTACAAGAAAGAGACCAAAAACTACCTCAACTTATTTGACATAGAAGCGGTCAACTATAACTTGATTGAAGACGGTATTGCCTTTGATAAGACCAATATTAAAGAAAACTTGACCCTCTTCCTTTACCCAGATGATTCAGATAAAAACGGGGAATTGCTCCGCATCTACCAGCAGTATTTTATGGTGTCAAATGCAGCGCAACTCTTGATTGATGAAGCTCTTGAGCGTGGTAGCAACCTTCATGACTTGGCAGAGTATGCCTATGTGCAAATCAACGACACTCACCCTTCAATGGTGATTCCAGAATTGATTCGTCTCTTGACGGAACAACATGGTCTTGACTTTGCAGAAGCGGTTGAGATTGTGCGTCATATGACAGGCTATACCAACCATACCATTTTGGCGGAGGCTTTGGAAAAATGGCCACTTGATTTCCTAGAAGAAGTGGTGCCACACCTGGTTGCGATTATCAAAGAATTAGATGCTATGGTGCGATCTAGCTATCAAGACCCTGCGGTTCAAATCATTGATGAAATGGGTCGAGTTCACATGGCACATATGGATATTCATTTTTCAAATTCTGTCAATGGGGTCGCAGCACTCCATACGGAAATCTTGAAAAATGCGGAGCTAAAAGTCTTTTATGACCTCTATCCAGAGAAATTTAATAATAAAACAAACGGTATCACCTTCCGCCGCTGGTTGGAATTTGCCAATCAAGACTTGGCAGACTATATCAAGGAATTGATCGGTGACGGCTATCTTGAAAATGCGACAGAGCTTGAAAAATTACTTGTTTATGCAGATGATAAGGCAGTTCATGCGAAATTAGCGGATATTAAATTCCAAAATAAATTGGCCCTCAAACGCTACCTAAAAGAGAACAAGGGGATAAATTTGGATGAACATTCGATTATCGATACGCAAATCAAGCGATTCCATGAATACAAACGCCAGCAGATGAATGCCCTTTATGTGATTCATAAATACTTGGAAATTAAAAATGGCAACCTGCCAAAACGCAAGATAACCGTGATCTTTGGTGGAAAGGCTGCACCTGCTTATATTATCGCTCAAGATATTATTCACCTCATTCTCTGCTTGTCAGAATTGGTCAACAATGATCCAGAAGTCAGTCCTTACCTCAATGTTCATTTGGTAGAAAACTATAATGTTACCGTTGCGGAAAAATTGATTCCTGCGACAGATATTTCAGAACAAATTTCCCTAGCCTCTAAAGAAGCATCTGGTACAGGAAATATGAAATTCATGCTAAATGGTGCTCTTACCTTGGGAACGATGGACGGTGCCAACGTTGAGATTGCAGAGCTTGCTGGTCGTGAAAATATTTACACATTCGGGAAAGATTCGGATACGATTATCAACTTGTATGAAAACGGCGGCTACGTGTCACATGAATATTATGCCAATGATGATGACATCAAACGCGCGGTTGACTTTATTGTGAGTGAGGATTTGGTGCGGCTTGGAAATGGCGAGCGCTTATGGCGTCTCTATCATGAACTCATGAACAAGGACTGGTTCATGACCCTGATTGACTTGAAAGAGTATATCACTGTCAAAGAGCGGGTCTTGGCAGACTACGAAGACCAAGATACGTGGAACAAAAAAGTGATTCATAATATTGCAAAAGCAGGCTTCTTCTCATCAGACCGCACGATTGAGCAGTATAACGAAGATATCTGGCATAGCTACTAA